From the genome of Mycobacterium sp. 050128, one region includes:
- a CDS encoding serine/threonine protein kinase PknE, whose translation MGDTAGSREGSQFGPYLLRRLVGRGGMGDVYEAEDTVRERVVALKLMSQTLSSDPVFRTRMQREARTAGRLQEPHVVPIHDFGEIDGQLYVDMRLIDGRDVATILSRYGPLKPPRAVAIVRQIGSALDAAHAAGITHRDVKPENILVSGDDFAYLVDFGIASATSDEKLTQFGTTVGTFKYMAPERFSDKDVTYRADIYALACVLYECLTGSPPYQGDQVSVMSAHLHQPIPRPSAARPGIPAAFDQVIARGMAKDPLDRYPTCGDLSAAAYAALATPDQDRATDILQRSQVAELPAAYASQAPLGFASTPPAMANQVPGWPPSATGIPAPPSGPIPQPTGWPGAPGWGDPSSVGTAWAPPPAPRRGSKAWLWVALAGLVVVALVGAVLVVAQPWRSSGPSSSKPPTAADGVELRVLDDGVLVGSTAAPVTIDIFNEPMCPPCGSFIRSNAGDIETAVNNHKLAVRYHLLNFLDDKSHSKNYSTRAVAATYCVAAQNDPKLYMNFYSGIFASAFQPQEGAPEDRTDGELAQLAKTVGVDANVINCIKAGDDMATAKAKAEAGDTTLAGFNASGTPFVWDGNKSINYQDATWLTKLLG comes from the coding sequence ATGGGTGACACCGCGGGTTCGCGGGAGGGCTCGCAGTTTGGTCCCTATCTGCTGCGACGGCTGGTGGGTCGCGGCGGGATGGGCGACGTCTACGAGGCCGAGGACACGGTCCGTGAGCGGGTCGTCGCGCTGAAGCTGATGTCCCAGACGCTGTCCAGCGATCCGGTCTTCCGCACCCGGATGCAACGCGAGGCCCGCACCGCGGGACGGCTGCAGGAGCCTCATGTCGTGCCGATTCACGACTTCGGTGAGATCGACGGCCAACTCTATGTGGACATGCGCCTGATTGACGGCCGGGACGTGGCCACCATTTTGAGCCGGTACGGGCCGCTGAAACCGCCGCGAGCGGTGGCGATTGTGCGCCAGATCGGCTCCGCGCTCGACGCCGCCCACGCGGCGGGTATCACGCATCGCGACGTCAAGCCGGAGAACATCCTGGTCAGCGGGGACGACTTCGCCTATCTGGTGGACTTCGGGATCGCCAGCGCCACCTCCGACGAGAAGCTGACTCAGTTCGGCACCACGGTGGGCACCTTCAAGTACATGGCGCCGGAACGGTTCAGCGATAAGGACGTCACCTACCGGGCCGACATCTATGCGCTGGCCTGCGTCCTGTACGAATGCCTGACCGGATCTCCGCCATACCAGGGCGATCAGGTCAGCGTGATGAGCGCGCACCTGCACCAGCCGATCCCACGGCCCAGCGCCGCCCGGCCGGGCATCCCGGCGGCCTTCGACCAGGTGATCGCGCGGGGCATGGCGAAGGATCCGCTGGACCGCTATCCCACCTGCGGCGATCTGTCGGCCGCCGCGTACGCCGCGCTAGCCACCCCCGATCAGGACCGGGCGACCGATATTCTGCAACGCAGCCAAGTCGCCGAACTACCGGCCGCGTACGCGAGTCAGGCGCCGCTGGGTTTTGCGTCCACTCCGCCCGCCATGGCGAACCAGGTCCCGGGTTGGCCCCCGTCGGCGACCGGGATCCCCGCTCCGCCAAGCGGACCGATCCCACAACCGACGGGCTGGCCCGGCGCTCCCGGCTGGGGCGACCCCTCCAGTGTCGGCACGGCGTGGGCCCCGCCGCCGGCACCCCGGCGCGGAAGCAAAGCGTGGCTATGGGTCGCCCTTGCGGGTCTCGTCGTCGTAGCGCTGGTGGGCGCCGTTCTCGTGGTCGCCCAGCCCTGGCGGTCGTCGGGACCGTCCTCGTCCAAACCACCGACCGCAGCCGACGGGGTTGAGCTCCGCGTACTCGACGACGGTGTATTGGTGGGCAGCACGGCGGCACCGGTCACGATCGATATCTTCAACGAACCCATGTGCCCGCCCTGCGGTAGCTTCATCCGGTCCAATGCGGGCGACATCGAAACCGCGGTGAACAACCACAAACTCGCGGTGCGCTATCACCTGCTGAATTTCCTCGACGACAAGTCGCACAGCAAGAACTACTCGACTCGCGCGGTGGCGGCCACGTACTGCGTCGCGGCACAGAACGATCCGAAGCTCTACATGAACTTCTACTCGGGGATATTCGCCAGCGCCTTCCAGCCGCAAGAAGGCGCCCCCGAAGACCGAACCGACGGCGAGTTAGCGCAATTGGCCAAGACCGTCGGTGTCGACGCGAACGTGATCAACTGCATCAAAGCCGGCGACGACATGGCCACGGCCAAGGCAAAGGCCGAAGCCGGCGACACGACGCTGGCCGGGTTCAATGCCTCTGGGACACCGTTCGTTTGGGACGGCAACAAGTCGATCAACTACCAAGACGCGACCTGGCTGACCAAGCTTCTCGGGTAG
- a CDS encoding adenylate/guanylate cyclase domain-containing protein — MPETDQPVRLLVVDDEEDVGALFKGRFRKELQRGEYDLIFTTDPVHALKLVDASPDLEVLITDLNMPQMNGLELLTEVTKLRRPLKTIVLTAYNDLENVRAAMMRGAFDFQVKPLDVADLRTTITKAVTIVRELQAGEDARRQAKELTEQKRRVEEIFGRYVSEEVKARLLARPEGNLSSERLTLTVLMADIRGFTALSEVLPPEQVVQVLNGFLERATEVMFRRNGTINEILGDGLLVFFGAPITDDNAAEHAVVAALELQLAMNDLNAGHREQGLPELALGIGVHTGEVVVGTIGSRRRQKYTAVGKTVNLVARIEAHTVGGQVLVSDWTHREISGIASTLGSFQIRAKGFKDPVTVHDVRGLAGQYDLQLPSADRVLSSLAVPKPIGIAIIKDKILGEQHAAEVIASGEEALRIRTEVTVCPFDDLALEVAGQQAFVKVIECDMQEGVCDLFAVYTSVPADVRQALSALNGADAVRS; from the coding sequence GTGCCAGAGACTGATCAACCGGTGCGGCTTCTGGTCGTCGATGACGAAGAAGACGTCGGGGCGCTGTTCAAGGGCCGCTTCCGCAAGGAGTTGCAGCGCGGCGAGTACGACCTGATCTTCACCACGGATCCGGTGCACGCGTTGAAGTTGGTGGATGCGAGCCCGGATCTCGAGGTCTTGATCACCGACCTGAACATGCCGCAGATGAACGGCCTCGAATTGCTCACCGAGGTGACGAAGCTGCGTCGTCCGCTCAAGACCATCGTGCTCACCGCCTACAACGACCTCGAGAATGTGCGCGCGGCAATGATGCGGGGGGCCTTCGACTTTCAAGTCAAACCGCTTGATGTGGCAGACCTGCGGACCACGATCACCAAGGCCGTCACGATCGTGCGCGAACTGCAAGCCGGCGAGGACGCGCGGCGACAGGCGAAGGAGCTGACCGAACAGAAGCGCCGTGTCGAGGAGATCTTCGGCCGTTACGTCTCGGAAGAGGTCAAGGCGCGGCTACTGGCGCGTCCGGAAGGAAACCTGAGCAGTGAGCGACTCACGCTCACGGTGCTGATGGCCGACATTCGTGGGTTCACCGCCTTGTCCGAAGTTCTTCCGCCGGAACAGGTGGTCCAGGTGCTCAACGGCTTCCTCGAGCGAGCAACCGAGGTCATGTTCCGCCGCAACGGCACGATCAACGAAATCCTCGGCGATGGCCTGCTCGTCTTCTTCGGTGCACCCATCACCGACGACAACGCCGCCGAGCATGCGGTCGTCGCCGCACTCGAGTTGCAGCTCGCGATGAACGATCTCAACGCGGGGCATCGCGAACAGGGGCTACCGGAGCTTGCGCTGGGGATCGGCGTGCATACCGGGGAGGTCGTGGTCGGCACCATTGGCTCGCGGCGACGGCAGAAGTACACCGCGGTCGGCAAGACGGTCAACCTGGTCGCCCGCATCGAAGCGCACACCGTCGGCGGCCAGGTTCTGGTCTCCGATTGGACACATCGCGAGATCAGCGGGATCGCAAGCACTTTGGGTTCGTTTCAGATCCGCGCGAAGGGCTTCAAGGATCCGGTGACCGTCCACGATGTCAGAGGCCTGGCCGGCCAGTACGACCTTCAGCTCCCCAGTGCCGACCGGGTCCTGAGCAGTCTCGCGGTGCCGAAACCGATTGGCATCGCGATCATCAAGGACAAAATCCTCGGCGAACAACATGCCGCCGAGGTGATCGCCAGCGGCGAGGAAGCGCTTCGCATTCGCACCGAAGTGACCGTCTGTCCTTTTGACGACCTCGCCCTCGAGGTTGCCGGCCAGCAAGCGTTCGTGAAGGTGATCGAATGCGATATGCAAGAAGGGGTTTGCGATCTCTTCGCCGTGTACACGTCGGTTCCGGCCGACGTGCGGCAGGCGCTGTCGGCACTCAACGGCGCCGATGCGGTGCGTTCCTGA
- a CDS encoding sensor histidine kinase: MEQDSSAPNVRQPWPTTKVFWNLAIAMIGFGILVAIMGRISLLGLGIQRDEAFRVQPVVISITAGVLIGLLNYLIVGRVVRHRLHVVSDRLMAAQREIADSIGTDTWEPLTLRYGLPIYSDDEFGRTAASFNYLLNSLDTSQLAERELRQSLVEQAKLAAMGTLTAGVAHETKNPLNFVKNFAELNLELCDELREVIAEDGDELVGDVEENTKKIVHHADRALAVMATMLQVGRSHAGDAQPCHLNRIVEQSAGLAEHSWRASHQGVRCVIRISLDDDDPIVRGFEGDLVQVMINLVMNGLEAASTDADRVGEVHITVQHEDQWTTVVVTDNGPGVDPETLPRIFEPFFTTKYRSGGTGLGLSISKNIVDNLHQGELSASNAPGAGARFVVKLPLEAVAAKAGAPA, from the coding sequence GTGGAACAAGACAGCAGTGCGCCCAACGTCCGGCAGCCGTGGCCGACGACCAAGGTCTTTTGGAATCTCGCCATAGCGATGATCGGCTTTGGCATCCTCGTCGCCATCATGGGGCGAATCTCGCTGCTCGGACTGGGAATCCAGCGGGATGAAGCATTTCGGGTCCAGCCCGTCGTCATCAGCATCACCGCGGGGGTCCTGATCGGCCTGTTGAATTATCTGATCGTCGGCCGGGTCGTGCGCCATCGGCTACACGTGGTCTCGGATCGGCTGATGGCCGCGCAACGCGAGATCGCCGACAGCATCGGGACCGATACGTGGGAGCCGCTGACGTTGCGTTACGGCCTGCCCATCTACAGCGACGACGAATTCGGCCGGACCGCCGCATCGTTCAATTACCTGCTGAATTCCCTTGATACGAGCCAGCTGGCCGAACGCGAGCTTCGCCAGAGCCTCGTCGAACAGGCCAAGCTTGCCGCGATGGGAACGCTGACCGCCGGCGTCGCCCACGAGACGAAGAACCCGCTGAACTTCGTCAAGAATTTCGCGGAGTTGAACCTCGAGCTCTGCGACGAGCTGCGGGAAGTGATCGCCGAGGACGGCGACGAGCTGGTCGGTGACGTCGAAGAGAACACCAAGAAGATCGTTCACCACGCAGACCGGGCACTCGCGGTGATGGCGACGATGCTTCAGGTCGGTCGGTCGCACGCCGGCGACGCACAGCCGTGTCACCTCAACAGGATCGTCGAGCAAAGTGCCGGGCTCGCCGAGCACTCGTGGCGAGCCAGCCACCAGGGGGTGCGCTGCGTAATTCGGATCAGCCTCGATGACGACGACCCGATCGTGCGCGGCTTTGAGGGCGATCTCGTCCAGGTGATGATCAATCTCGTGATGAACGGGCTAGAGGCCGCGTCGACGGACGCCGACCGGGTCGGCGAGGTGCACATCACGGTGCAGCACGAGGATCAATGGACGACGGTCGTCGTGACGGACAACGGCCCGGGCGTCGACCCGGAAACCCTCCCCCGCATCTTCGAGCCGTTCTTCACCACCAAGTACCGCAGCGGAGGTACCGGCCTTGGCCTTTCCATCAGCAAGAACATCGTCGATAACCTGCATCAGGGCGAGCTTTCCGCGAGCAACGCGCCCGGGGCCGGCGCTCGGTTCGTCGTAAAACTCCCGCTGGAGGCAGTGGCCGCCAAAGCCGGCGCACCTGCCTAG
- a CDS encoding response regulator transcription factor, whose translation MNGTDTAVAAKAMHVLVVDDETDVVTLFRQRFRRELRSGQIIMQFAESGRAALEVLETVDPDVILIFSDIEMPEMNGLELLEHVRDHWPHVRIYLATAYDSPSYTQRAAALGAHGYFTKPLDFSALRQIMFAT comes from the coding sequence ATGAACGGAACCGACACCGCGGTCGCCGCCAAGGCGATGCACGTGCTCGTCGTCGACGACGAAACCGATGTGGTCACGCTCTTTCGGCAGCGGTTCCGCCGTGAGCTGCGCTCCGGGCAGATCATCATGCAGTTCGCCGAGTCCGGACGCGCGGCCCTCGAGGTGCTCGAAACGGTCGACCCCGACGTCATCCTGATCTTCAGCGACATCGAGATGCCGGAGATGAACGGCCTCGAATTACTCGAACACGTGCGAGACCACTGGCCGCATGTCCGCATCTACCTCGCGACCGCGTACGACAGCCCGAGCTACACGCAGCGTGCGGCCGCCCTCGGCGCGCACGGCTACTTCACCAAGCCCTTGGACTTCTCGGCGCTGCGTCAGATCATGTTTGCGACTTGA
- a CDS encoding cyclic nucleotide-binding and patatin-like phospholipase domain-containing protein: protein MSTRRQWRVADARKALRNVPILADIDARQLNDLASAVDRLHIPAYEWLFRLGEPSDAIYVIDSGRFAAVGADGQVIREMAGGDSIGDLGVISGTVRSAGVRALRDGVVWRIAAETFSEVLANAPQLQLAMLRAMAVMLRDSRSANISSAPRVIGIVSTGYTVAAPFVDAIATRLGEYGSIAVVAPPAEKTAEVTAHAELVEAFAETLDRAERSHDWVLVVADADSGEFWQRYVVAQSDRLVVLADQAEPPEGLDQLNAQGPVHLIALTEPDTRWWDLLEPVSHHRGDDDGIAAVARRIAGRSYGLVLAGGGARGLAHFGVYEELTRAGIVIDRFGGTSAGAIAAAAFAQGMTADEATEAAYRFVGNTSPLGDYTIPAIALTRGTRIERLLEEFFGGSVIEHLPKGFFSVSADMITGEQIVHRRGSLTLAVRASISIPGLIPPVQHGERLLIDGGLLNNLPADVMCADGDGEVICVDLRRKFLPSKGFGLLPAIVQPPGFVRRLLTGTDVALPPLQETLLRTVDLAASTGDLRALPRIAAIIEPDISTIGPLDFKKIDAAVEAGRLATRAVLEAQPHLVGVTAGAQVANMI from the coding sequence ATGAGTACTAGGCGGCAGTGGCGAGTCGCCGACGCGCGAAAGGCGCTGCGGAATGTTCCGATACTCGCCGACATCGACGCGAGACAACTCAACGACCTGGCGAGCGCCGTAGACCGGCTGCATATCCCGGCTTACGAATGGCTGTTTCGGTTGGGCGAACCATCCGACGCCATTTACGTCATCGACTCGGGACGGTTCGCGGCCGTCGGTGCCGATGGGCAGGTCATCCGGGAGATGGCGGGCGGCGACTCCATCGGGGACCTCGGTGTGATTTCCGGAACCGTGCGCTCGGCGGGAGTCCGAGCGCTTCGCGACGGCGTCGTCTGGCGCATCGCGGCCGAAACCTTCAGCGAGGTGCTCGCCAACGCTCCGCAGCTTCAGTTGGCGATGCTTCGAGCGATGGCGGTGATGCTGCGCGACTCCCGGTCCGCCAACATCTCCTCGGCGCCGCGCGTCATCGGCATCGTCTCGACCGGATATACGGTGGCGGCACCGTTCGTTGACGCGATCGCGACGCGGCTGGGCGAATACGGCTCGATCGCCGTGGTCGCGCCGCCCGCCGAGAAAACCGCCGAGGTCACGGCGCACGCCGAACTCGTCGAGGCGTTCGCCGAAACCCTCGACCGCGCCGAACGCAGCCACGATTGGGTGTTGGTGGTGGCCGACGCGGACTCAGGCGAGTTTTGGCAGCGATACGTTGTCGCACAAAGCGATCGGCTCGTGGTGCTGGCCGACCAAGCCGAGCCGCCGGAGGGGCTCGATCAGCTCAATGCCCAGGGGCCGGTCCACCTGATCGCGCTGACCGAGCCGGATACCCGTTGGTGGGACCTGCTGGAGCCGGTGTCGCATCATCGCGGCGACGACGACGGAATCGCCGCGGTGGCTCGCAGGATCGCCGGCCGGTCCTATGGACTCGTGCTGGCGGGCGGCGGCGCTCGGGGGCTCGCGCACTTCGGCGTCTACGAGGAACTCACCCGGGCCGGCATTGTCATCGACCGCTTTGGCGGCACGAGTGCCGGTGCCATCGCCGCTGCGGCCTTCGCGCAGGGAATGACCGCGGACGAGGCGACGGAGGCGGCCTACCGCTTTGTCGGAAACACCAGCCCGCTCGGCGATTACACGATCCCCGCGATCGCACTCACCAGGGGGACCCGCATCGAGCGTTTGCTTGAGGAGTTCTTCGGCGGCAGCGTGATCGAGCATCTGCCGAAAGGATTTTTCTCGGTCTCCGCGGACATGATCACCGGTGAACAGATCGTCCATCGTCGGGGATCGCTGACGCTCGCGGTGCGCGCGTCGATCTCGATTCCCGGCCTCATTCCGCCGGTGCAGCACGGCGAGCGCCTGCTGATCGACGGGGGACTGCTGAACAACCTTCCCGCCGACGTGATGTGCGCAGACGGTGACGGCGAAGTCATCTGTGTCGACTTGCGGCGAAAGTTCTTGCCGTCGAAGGGCTTTGGTTTGCTGCCCGCAATCGTTCAGCCGCCCGGATTTGTCCGGCGCCTACTCACCGGCACCGATGTCGCTTTGCCGCCGCTGCAAGAGACGCTGCTGCGTACCGTCGATCTGGCGGCATCCACCGGCGACCTGCGCGCGCTGCCGCGGATCGCGGCCATCATCGAGCCCGACATCTCGACGATCGGTCCGCTGGACTTCAAGAAGATCGATGCCGCCGTGGAGGCCGGACGGCTCGCCACCCGGGCCGTGCTGGAGGCGCAGCCGCACCTGGTCGGCGTGACCGCCGGCGCTCAAGTCGCAAACATGATCTGA
- a CDS encoding adenylate/guanylate cyclase domain-containing protein → MTSSTGMPGLQPGTPLAYLELRDGGTEHSVPIIDQLFIGRECAGISESRRLVIRDPEISRTHLEIRLDSVADQAFVIDTSTNGTLLNGMRLERAVPRPIQPGDEIRIADVAFIFRSQRFNAVDAGIAPGLTRTRISQTAMVMVVGDIINYSTISEVTEGEVIAQSLHTLWHEIGAVLHAHGGTLNHYAGDAIFAIWEANRFPDAAERAIDFSLAANRLVGELGPRLPLRSPDGSPIRMGWGVVVGRVALAAMTRSVEAVIGDSTNVAFRLAGLAGRQGRASVMVTNGVRRTVESQFTWGEGEEVELKGRSGKETVFPVIGRGQATGSTTLPGRSAGDPGGSPESTAEMPIRNAD, encoded by the coding sequence ATGACGTCGTCTACGGGGATGCCAGGCCTGCAGCCGGGCACCCCGCTGGCCTACCTCGAATTGCGCGACGGCGGCACCGAACACAGCGTGCCGATCATCGATCAGTTGTTCATCGGTCGGGAGTGCGCCGGAATCAGCGAGTCACGCAGGCTCGTGATCCGCGATCCCGAGATTTCCCGGACTCATCTCGAAATCCGCTTGGACTCCGTCGCCGATCAGGCTTTCGTGATCGACACCAGCACCAACGGCACACTGCTCAACGGGATGCGGCTGGAACGAGCCGTTCCCCGGCCGATCCAGCCCGGTGACGAGATCCGGATCGCCGATGTGGCATTCATCTTCCGCTCGCAGCGGTTCAACGCCGTCGACGCCGGAATAGCCCCCGGCCTTACCCGGACCCGAATCAGCCAGACCGCCATGGTGATGGTGGTCGGCGACATCATCAACTACTCGACGATCTCCGAAGTGACCGAAGGAGAGGTCATCGCGCAGAGCCTGCACACGCTGTGGCACGAGATCGGCGCTGTGCTGCACGCCCATGGCGGCACGCTGAATCACTACGCCGGCGACGCGATATTCGCGATCTGGGAGGCGAATAGGTTTCCGGATGCCGCCGAGCGCGCGATCGATTTTTCGCTCGCCGCGAACCGGCTTGTCGGAGAGCTGGGACCCCGACTGCCGTTGCGCAGCCCGGACGGCTCGCCGATCCGCATGGGTTGGGGCGTGGTGGTCGGCCGGGTCGCGCTGGCGGCGATGACGAGATCGGTAGAGGCGGTGATCGGCGACTCGACCAATGTGGCGTTCCGGTTGGCCGGCCTGGCCGGGCGGCAAGGGCGCGCATCGGTCATGGTGACCAACGGAGTGCGCCGCACCGTCGAGAGTCAATTCACATGGGGGGAAGGCGAAGAAGTCGAGCTCAAGGGCCGAAGCGGGAAAGAGACGGTATTTCCCGTCATCGGCCGCGGGCAGGCCACCGGGTCGACGACTCTTCCGGGGAGAAGCGCCGGGGATCCGGGTGGCAGTCCCGAGTCCACCGCGGAAATGCCCATCCGAAACGCCGACTGA